The following coding sequences are from one Verrucosispora sp. WMMD573 window:
- a CDS encoding carboxypeptidase regulatory-like domain-containing protein has product MTDDGPICTATAELVAWLAGVVGDTVPVGPPAPDADPSRLTLWPLDVRPARQTRGSGNGPEPYRFTVRYLLAAGGPEALTALDRALVSATRADGRTLVLEAGDPALWAAFGAPPRPALLIDVPVQIAHPTRPATPVLRPLRLRQLEMLTFDGRVVGPAEQPLAAMRVEVVGQPYATRTDPAGRFRVVGVPHDPDRPTPVRLRLTGRGQVLTAEVDPTEPDIVIVCTPPTP; this is encoded by the coding sequence ATGACCGACGACGGTCCGATCTGCACGGCCACGGCCGAGTTGGTGGCGTGGCTGGCCGGGGTGGTGGGAGACACCGTCCCGGTCGGCCCGCCCGCCCCCGACGCCGACCCGAGCCGGTTGACGCTGTGGCCGCTGGACGTCCGGCCGGCCCGGCAGACCCGGGGCAGCGGCAACGGCCCGGAGCCGTACCGGTTCACGGTGCGCTACCTGCTGGCCGCCGGCGGCCCCGAGGCGTTGACCGCGCTGGACCGGGCGCTCGTTTCGGCCACCCGAGCGGACGGGCGGACGCTGGTGCTGGAGGCCGGCGACCCGGCCCTGTGGGCGGCCTTTGGTGCGCCGCCCCGGCCGGCGTTGCTCATCGACGTGCCGGTACAGATCGCCCATCCGACCCGGCCGGCCACACCGGTCCTGCGCCCGCTGCGGCTGCGGCAACTGGAGATGCTGACCTTCGACGGGCGCGTCGTCGGCCCGGCCGAACAGCCCCTCGCGGCGATGCGGGTCGAGGTCGTCGGCCAGCCGTACGCGACCCGCACCGACCCGGCGGGCCGCTTCCGGGTCGTCGGCGTGCCCCACGATCCGGACCGGCCGACACCGGTCCGGCTCCGGCTCACCGGCCGGGGGCAGGTGCTCACCGCCGAGGTCGACCCGACCGAACCCGACATCGTCATCGTCTGCACGCCGCCGACCCCCTGA
- a CDS encoding glycine zipper family protein, producing MVFGIFSAAAHVAAGAVSGQLVGGSVGLLVGAGIGLLVGAVFGWAVAAAEIYAVSPRGVFLFVVDHSWSLPNTLVGAIYLTLHLVFGHSLDRATSRHSCRVNVVEGVSPRYATTLGTVCAGSGPGIQRHEDVHIFQARLLGPLYIPLVVANYVLFTIAPIWLLYHDHTGAPINRFTRYFEIGVYPHVWNEAIAYRIQGTPPR from the coding sequence ATGGTCTTCGGAATCTTCAGCGCCGCCGCTCACGTCGCCGCAGGCGCCGTGAGCGGCCAACTCGTCGGGGGCAGCGTCGGGCTGCTCGTCGGCGCGGGCATCGGCCTGCTCGTCGGCGCGGTCTTCGGCTGGGCGGTCGCCGCAGCCGAGATCTACGCGGTGAGCCCGCGCGGTGTCTTCCTCTTCGTCGTCGATCACAGCTGGAGCCTGCCGAACACCCTCGTCGGTGCGATCTACCTGACCCTGCACCTGGTGTTCGGCCACTCACTGGACCGGGCCACCTCCCGGCACAGCTGCCGGGTGAACGTGGTCGAGGGGGTCTCCCCCCGCTACGCCACCACGCTCGGCACGGTCTGCGCCGGCTCCGGCCCCGGCATCCAACGACACGAGGACGTGCACATCTTCCAGGCACGGCTGCTCGGCCCGCTGTACATCCCGCTGGTCGTGGCCAACTACGTGCTGTTCACCATCGCGCCGATCTGGCTGCTGTACCACGACCACACCGGCGCACCTATCAACCGCTTCACCCGGTACTTCGAGATCGGCGTCTACCCACACGTGTGGAACGAGGCCATCGCGTACCGGATCCAGGGGACGCCGCCGCGATGA
- a CDS encoding DUF3153 domain-containing protein, producing MNSRLGRFSTLRGAACLVLAATLSGCMQLNAGLTVNPDDTVSGQLLLTAERNVLTLNNRPVEAGFAELRQNIPALPAGPETRYEDTTHFGSLINYRNVPLAEFDSESLSIVRTDDRYVFTLPLDPQKYGGKVAEQDPKNQERFMLLMSFEIAVTFPGRVLDASTGGQVNDRTVTWRVNRNEQKPTELRAVAEAPPRPSPAAGADSDGGFPWLLIIAGTVLLLLVAVLVAVLLRRSRTGGTPPESASPPVGGSTPVTSTVTNPGPPDAG from the coding sequence ATGAATTCGAGGCTCGGGCGCTTCAGCACACTCCGCGGCGCGGCGTGCCTCGTGCTGGCGGCGACCCTTTCCGGCTGCATGCAACTCAATGCCGGGCTGACCGTCAACCCGGACGACACGGTCAGCGGCCAGCTTCTGCTCACCGCCGAGCGGAACGTCCTGACCTTGAACAACAGGCCAGTCGAGGCGGGCTTCGCCGAGTTGCGGCAGAACATACCGGCGCTACCGGCCGGGCCGGAAACCCGATACGAGGACACCACCCACTTCGGCTCTCTGATCAACTATCGGAACGTGCCGCTGGCCGAATTCGACAGCGAAAGTCTGAGCATCGTCCGCACCGACGACCGGTACGTGTTCACCCTTCCGCTGGACCCGCAGAAGTACGGCGGAAAAGTGGCCGAACAGGACCCCAAGAATCAAGAGCGATTCATGTTGTTGATGTCGTTCGAGATCGCGGTGACCTTTCCCGGTCGCGTCCTGGACGCCAGCACCGGCGGTCAGGTCAACGACCGGACGGTCACCTGGCGGGTCAACCGCAACGAGCAGAAGCCAACCGAGCTGCGCGCCGTCGCCGAGGCGCCGCCGCGACCGTCTCCGGCGGCCGGCGCGGACTCCGACGGCGGGTTTCCCTGGTTGCTGATCATCGCCGGCACCGTGCTACTGCTGCTCGTCGCGGTGCTGGTCGCGGTCCTGCTCCGCCGCTCCCGCACCGGCGGTACACCGCCCGAGAGCGCCTCACCCCCGGTCGGCGGATCCACACCGGTGACGTCGACCGTCACGAATCCCGGCCCGCCGGACGCCGGCTGA
- a CDS encoding LacI family DNA-binding transcriptional regulator, whose amino-acid sequence MTTAARRPATLDDVARAAGVSRSTASRVLAGNGFASPTARERVRTAVNLLGYVPNPAARALVHGSGVRLLIAVSGTGPAVLDDPYVDQAVAAVARACTPHGLGVAVQWVPLGAPERLTRLTDDRGVAGLVLLNTTPALLDLVPRRLRGRAVSIGIGSATVPSVDIDNGGGTAAIVRHLYDAGRRRIAMVTGPRWLACANRSVGAYRRLLCDAGLPAREVVGDFSAARGYAAAREVLRRWPDTDAIVGISDATALGVIGRLRADGIRVPEDVAVTGFDDIPLAATVALTTASHPVRQIITAAATMVLEHREAPETTVFPSALVVRGSA is encoded by the coding sequence ATGACGACGGCAGCGCGCCGCCCGGCCACCCTCGACGACGTGGCCCGGGCCGCCGGGGTGTCCCGTTCCACGGCGTCCCGGGTTCTCGCTGGCAACGGCTTCGCGTCACCGACCGCCCGCGAGCGGGTACGCACCGCCGTGAACCTGCTCGGCTACGTGCCGAATCCGGCGGCCCGTGCCCTGGTGCACGGTTCCGGCGTACGGCTGCTGATCGCGGTTTCGGGCACCGGCCCGGCTGTCCTCGACGACCCCTACGTCGACCAGGCGGTCGCCGCAGTGGCCCGGGCCTGCACGCCGCATGGTCTGGGCGTGGCGGTGCAGTGGGTGCCGTTGGGAGCACCGGAGCGGCTGACCCGGTTGACCGACGACCGGGGCGTGGCCGGCCTGGTCCTGCTCAACACGACTCCGGCGCTGCTGGATCTGGTGCCGCGCCGGCTGCGCGGCCGGGCCGTGTCGATCGGGATCGGCTCGGCCACGGTGCCGTCGGTCGACATCGACAACGGCGGCGGCACCGCGGCGATCGTCCGTCACCTGTACGACGCCGGGCGGCGTCGGATCGCCATGGTCACCGGTCCCCGCTGGCTGGCCTGCGCCAACCGCTCCGTCGGGGCGTACCGCAGGCTGCTGTGCGACGCCGGCCTGCCGGCCCGGGAGGTGGTCGGCGATTTCAGCGCGGCCCGTGGTTACGCCGCCGCTCGGGAGGTGCTGCGACGCTGGCCGGACACCGACGCGATCGTCGGGATCAGCGACGCGACAGCGCTCGGGGTGATCGGTCGGCTACGGGCCGACGGCATCCGGGTGCCCGAGGACGTCGCGGTGACCGGATTCGACGACATCCCGCTGGCCGCGACGGTGGCGCTGACCACGGCCAGCCACCCGGTACGGCAGATCATCACCGCAGCCGCGACCATGGTGCTGGAGCATCGCGAGGCACCGGAGACGACCGTCTTCCCGTCGGCGTTGGTCGTGCGCGGCAGCGCCTGA
- a CDS encoding MFS transporter: MDPVVTTPANPPTSAGPSRAVLAARNGVAVVFALNGLAVATWFARVPAVRDGLGLSPGRLGLLLLTLSAGAILAMPTAGLVAQRLGAARAVAASTLLVALGLTITGVSTGVAGWLPGVAVGLFALGYGSGTCDVAMNIEGAAVERRLGWTVMPRFHAAWSLGSVAGAGVGAGAARLGVPVAVHLGVLAAVVFGGTLLGARAFLPVGPAAADTSAGRRGRLLAAWREPRTLLIGLLVLAAAFAEGSANDWLAVAFIDGYGFTEAAGAAVFGVFVVGMTLGRTAGTVALDRWGRGPVLTTTILLAIFGAGLAVLAGSGPVAVVGVALWGIGASLGFPVGMSAAADEEEHAHVRVSVVAVIGYTAFLAGPPLLGLLGDQVGTLQALLVVPLLLLPTLLLVPAARPPVAGGTGAGSAQPDA, translated from the coding sequence ATGGACCCCGTCGTCACCACCCCTGCCAACCCGCCGACCAGCGCTGGCCCGTCCCGTGCCGTCCTGGCCGCCCGCAACGGTGTGGCGGTCGTGTTCGCGCTCAACGGACTGGCCGTGGCCACCTGGTTCGCCCGGGTGCCGGCGGTCCGCGATGGCCTCGGCCTCAGCCCGGGTCGTCTCGGCCTGCTGCTGCTGACCCTGTCGGCCGGGGCGATCCTCGCCATGCCCACCGCCGGCCTGGTCGCCCAGCGCCTCGGCGCGGCGCGGGCCGTGGCGGCGTCCACCCTGCTCGTCGCGCTCGGGCTGACCATCACCGGAGTCTCGACCGGGGTGGCTGGGTGGCTGCCCGGGGTGGCGGTCGGCCTGTTCGCGCTCGGCTACGGCTCGGGCACCTGCGATGTCGCGATGAACATCGAGGGCGCGGCGGTCGAACGGCGGCTCGGTTGGACGGTGATGCCGCGCTTCCACGCCGCCTGGAGCCTCGGCTCGGTGGCCGGCGCGGGCGTCGGCGCGGGGGCCGCCCGGCTGGGCGTCCCGGTAGCGGTGCACCTCGGTGTGCTGGCCGCGGTGGTGTTCGGCGGCACGCTGCTCGGGGCGCGCGCGTTCCTGCCGGTCGGGCCGGCGGCGGCCGACACCTCGGCCGGGCGTCGCGGCCGGCTGCTGGCCGCCTGGCGGGAGCCGCGCACCCTGCTCATCGGCCTGCTGGTGCTGGCGGCGGCGTTCGCCGAGGGCAGCGCCAACGACTGGCTCGCGGTCGCCTTCATCGACGGCTACGGCTTCACTGAGGCGGCCGGCGCGGCGGTCTTCGGCGTCTTCGTGGTCGGTATGACGCTGGGCCGCACCGCCGGCACGGTGGCGCTGGACCGCTGGGGACGGGGGCCGGTGCTGACCACGACCATTCTGCTCGCCATCTTCGGCGCCGGCCTGGCGGTGCTCGCCGGGTCCGGTCCGGTCGCGGTGGTCGGCGTGGCGCTGTGGGGGATCGGTGCCTCGCTCGGTTTCCCGGTGGGGATGAGCGCCGCGGCCGACGAGGAGGAGCACGCGCACGTACGGGTAAGCGTGGTCGCGGTGATCGGTTACACGGCGTTCCTGGCCGGACCGCCGTTGCTGGGCCTGCTCGGTGACCAGGTGGGCACGCTGCAGGCGCTGCTGGTCGTACCGCTGCTCCTGCTGCCGACCCTCCTGCTCGTCCCGGCGGCTCGCCCGCCCGTCGCCGGCGGCACAGGGGCGGGCTCGGCGCAGCCAGACGCGTAG
- a CDS encoding MBL fold metallo-hydrolase, whose amino-acid sequence MVQAGVAVIVDERGSVLVDAGQSPSHAREIQVALRAAGLPAPRWLVYTHHHWDHVWGACAWPEVEIIGHVSGAELLRAEATRPWSVRYLREEVLRNRRLGPSYRARALAVDSWDELRVLPPSRVFTDEVELPTGVLARHVGGRHAPDSAIVLVPDSKVMLLGDSWYPPPAHLRTPADEPDLALVGRLLDDDIGWYVSSHSPPLTLDEARAAISQ is encoded by the coding sequence ATGGTGCAGGCGGGCGTTGCGGTGATCGTCGACGAGCGGGGCAGCGTGCTGGTGGACGCGGGGCAGAGCCCGTCGCACGCCCGTGAGATCCAGGTCGCGTTGCGCGCCGCCGGTCTACCGGCGCCCCGCTGGCTGGTCTACACCCACCACCACTGGGACCACGTCTGGGGTGCCTGCGCCTGGCCGGAGGTGGAGATCATTGGACATGTCAGCGGCGCGGAACTGCTGCGCGCGGAGGCGACCCGGCCGTGGAGCGTCCGGTACCTGCGCGAGGAGGTGCTCCGCAACCGTCGGCTCGGGCCGAGCTACCGGGCTCGCGCGCTGGCCGTCGACTCCTGGGACGAGCTGCGGGTGCTACCGCCCAGCCGCGTCTTCACCGACGAGGTGGAGTTGCCCACCGGCGTGCTGGCGCGCCACGTCGGCGGCCGACACGCCCCGGACTCCGCAATCGTGTTGGTGCCCGACTCGAAGGTCATGCTGCTCGGTGACAGCTGGTATCCCCCACCGGCGCACCTGCGGACACCGGCGGACGAACCGGACCTCGCGCTGGTCGGACGGCTGCTCGACGACGACATCGGCTGGTACGTCTCCAGCCACAGTCCGCCGCTGACCCTCGACGAGGCCCGGGCGGCGATCAGCCAGTGA
- a CDS encoding class I SAM-dependent methyltransferase — MSPYISNVAAWQESWDRQQEAYMPDREHRFTVMLDTVDAVREAAPLRLLDLAGGTGTISLRALRRFPDAEVTLVDLDPALLALATASLGERATIVTADLGRPDWATALPHQRYDAVLTATALHWLPADRLRILYAEIRDLLRPGGLFVNADHMPDDDLPELTKRLLARAEEHRAARYAAGAVLSWSQWWQQAEQDPTLAPFVRQRHAIYPSGHSPEWLPPASWHLTALREAGFTEVGTLWRGAADAAVVATH; from the coding sequence ATGAGTCCTTACATCAGCAACGTCGCCGCCTGGCAGGAAAGTTGGGACCGCCAGCAGGAGGCGTACATGCCGGACCGTGAGCACCGGTTCACCGTCATGCTCGACACGGTCGACGCCGTCCGCGAGGCCGCACCGCTCCGGCTACTCGACCTGGCCGGCGGCACCGGCACCATCTCGCTGCGGGCCCTGCGGCGTTTCCCCGACGCCGAGGTCACCCTGGTCGACCTCGACCCGGCGCTGCTCGCCCTCGCCACCGCCTCGCTCGGCGAGCGGGCCACCATCGTCACGGCCGATTTGGGTCGGCCGGACTGGGCCACGGCGCTGCCGCACCAGCGCTACGACGCCGTGCTCACCGCCACCGCGCTGCACTGGTTGCCCGCCGACCGGTTACGCATCCTCTATGCGGAGATCCGCGACCTGCTCCGGCCGGGTGGCCTGTTCGTCAACGCCGACCACATGCCCGATGACGACCTGCCGGAGTTGACCAAGCGGCTGCTCGCCCGGGCCGAGGAGCACCGGGCGGCCCGGTACGCCGCCGGTGCCGTGCTGTCCTGGTCGCAGTGGTGGCAGCAGGCCGAGCAGGACCCGACGCTGGCTCCGTTCGTGCGGCAACGCCACGCCATCTACCCGTCCGGGCACAGCCCCGAATGGCTGCCCCCGGCCTCCTGGCACCTCACCGCCCTCAGAGAAGCGGGATTCACCGAGGTCGGCACCCTCTGGCGCGGCGCCGCCGACGCCGCCGTCGTCGCCACCCACTAA